The window GCTTGTGCTCCTGCGCCACCTCTTCCCCTGTTTTTCCATATATTGGCACCATTCGGTCCAACCTTTCTCCAGTCGATAAATCTATCTCCACCAACGGCTGCAGCTGCATTTCCCCTCGGTGTCATCATAAACTGTTGTGGGTTACCCATCATGGCAATCGCAATCGAATCGCGTACCCAATTGGTAAACTGGCGATATTCTGCATTGGAGATTTCGGTCTGATCCATATAGAATGCACTAATAGTGGTCATTCTACCTGGCAAGTTCTGAGAAAATGTGATATCCTCATCCGCTGCGCCAAGTACGGTATGCCCTGGTGGGATATATACCATTCCTAGCGGGATTCTATCGTTTTTAAATTTCCGGTTATAAGCACCAACCAGTTCGCCCTGGCCACCATGACCACAACTCGCTAACATTAATGATATACCTACAATAGTTAGAAGGTAAATTTTCTTCATATTTTTTATAGTGTGCAAAGCACGATAAGGGAGCAATTTTATCAAAAATCACTGAAATTATCAACAAAAGCAAATATTTTACATTAAATCATTGCGCTAAGGCAATTAAAGTTAGATTAACAGTTTACCCGCACCTAATTCTTATTGCACAAAAAATGCGTAACTCTCTTAATAACAGCAAAGTTACGCATTTATTGTATTGACTTAAAATAAATTATTAAACGTATTATTTATTAGATATTTTGATATAGTTCTCAATAGCCATAGTCATAGATGGCACACCTGGAGTTGGTGCGGCAATATCTACAATGAGATCCATATCCGTACAGGCTTTACTGGTGTTGGTTCCGAAGGCTGCGATACGGGTATTATTCTGTTTAAAATCTGGGAAATTTTTAAACAACGACTGAATACTTGACGGGCTAAAAAAGGCGATTACATCGTAAAATACCTCGGCCAGGTCAGACAAATCACTAACCACAGTTCTAAACAGAACAGCAGGAGTGAAATTATAGCCACTTTTCTCCAAAAACTTCATGGTATCCTCAGTTGCTACATCAGAACAAGGGTACAAAAACTTCTCGTTTGCATGTTTTTTAAGCACTTCGGCTAAATCAGCAGCAGTTTGCTTACCAAAAAAGATCTTACGTTTTCTGTACTGAATATACTTTTGAAGATATAACGCAATGGTTTCAGAAAGACAGAAATATTTTAATTCTGCCGGCACTTCGTAACGCATTTCTTCGCAAATTCTAAAAAAATGATCTGCTGCATTGCGGCTGGTAAAAATAACCGCAGTAAAATCAGCTAGGTTAACTTTATCCTTCCTAAAGTCTCTTGCGGGTACGCCTTCAACATGGATGAATGACCTAAAATCGACTTTTAGGTTGTGCTTTTTAGCCAAATCGTAATAAGGAGATTTTTCAGTTTCAGGTTTTGGTAAAGTAACCAAAATACTTTTTACTTTGCGGATTCTAGAGTCGTTCTTTTCTTGCATTTTCCTTTTTCCTGCTACAGCCCTATCGTTTTAATTAGTATTAGGATAGGACATATTTCGAGGGCGCAAAAGTACAAAATTAAATGCATTCTAGAAAACTTATTATTAGAAAGTATCGTTATACCCGCCCTTAGCAGTTGGAATGCAAAAATAATGCCTAACAGTAAGAATGCCAATCCAATATACACTTCGCCGTATTTAAGTGGCGTAAGGGCAAATGCGATTACCAGCGGGATAAAAAGTAGCGATGCATTGAAATAACTGAGGTATAAAATGGAGATATATTCGCCTACAGGCTTCTGTACATTAAACAGATACCCCAGAAAGCGCAGAATAATTAGTTTCAATGCATAAAAAACAATAATGGTAATGGATATACTGAAGAAAAACTTAAAACCATCTTTAGCCTGATACATGTCGTTCCACTGGGCTACCAGAAAAAAGAACATGCCAAAAACAAAGCCAAACTGTACAAAAAGCAGCAAAAATGGCCACGAACTGAACAGGTTATCTTCTTTATTGATGTTATTTAAAATCCGGTTGCTAAAAAACGATTGAACAATTGCAGAT is drawn from Pedobacter sp. HDW13 and contains these coding sequences:
- a CDS encoding DUF4271 domain-containing protein — translated: MPRFIFILFAFLCSANFLAAQQIPLQTDSAVVVPVQYKRYRPDSATLARQKFVTDSIMRHTWVLADSQINKNALLDTIEREYLSTKLDLLAWQKKYQHLKKKVNPYQLGTKIPKGNLGLLGFIFGMLIIFAVLKNAFYKQLSAIVQSFFSNRILNNINKEDNLFSSWPFLLLFVQFGFVFGMFFFLVAQWNDMYQAKDGFKFFFSISITIIVFYALKLIILRFLGYLFNVQKPVGEYISILYLSYFNASLLFIPLVIAFALTPLKYGEVYIGLAFLLLGIIFAFQLLRAGITILSNNKFSRMHLILYFCALEICPILILIKTIGL
- a CDS encoding uroporphyrinogen-III synthase encodes the protein MQEKNDSRIRKVKSILVTLPKPETEKSPYYDLAKKHNLKVDFRSFIHVEGVPARDFRKDKVNLADFTAVIFTSRNAADHFFRICEEMRYEVPAELKYFCLSETIALYLQKYIQYRKRKIFFGKQTAADLAEVLKKHANEKFLYPCSDVATEDTMKFLEKSGYNFTPAVLFRTVVSDLSDLAEVFYDVIAFFSPSSIQSLFKNFPDFKQNNTRIAAFGTNTSKACTDMDLIVDIAAPTPGVPSMTMAIENYIKISNK